Proteins from a genomic interval of Halomonas alkaliantarctica:
- the yacG gene encoding DNA gyrase inhibitor YacG, whose translation MARPANDSPLEVNCPQCAKRVPWLPESTYRPFCSKRCQLLDLGAWADESHRISGESAMDEADIDTLLAQADKDAPLS comes from the coding sequence ATGGCTCGCCCTGCCAACGATTCCCCGCTAGAAGTTAATTGCCCGCAGTGCGCCAAGCGTGTGCCCTGGCTGCCAGAAAGCACTTACCGCCCTTTCTGCAGTAAGCGCTGCCAACTGCTAGATTTAGGTGCCTGGGCCGATGAATCGCACCGCATATCGGGCGAGTCCGCCATGGATGAGGCCGATATAGATACGCTCTTAGCGCAAGCCGACAAGGATGCGCCACTCTCCTAA
- the coaE gene encoding dephospho-CoA kinase (Dephospho-CoA kinase (CoaE) performs the final step in coenzyme A biosynthesis.) produces the protein MIIGLTGGIGSGKSTVARAFETLGAAWVDADDVAREVVLPGEPALLAIKNRFGDQVIHEDGTLNRAALREIIFKNPEQRQWLESVTHPRIRERLLEHLEQLKAQGAPYVLLVSPLLFESGQSALVNRAVVVDVPQGLQLSRTQQRDGVSESQVHAILAAQLTREQRLAKADDVIDNSGDHASMMEQVAQLDKSYRQQLNY, from the coding sequence ATGATTATCGGATTAACCGGTGGCATTGGGTCGGGTAAATCGACCGTTGCACGCGCCTTTGAAACACTCGGCGCTGCCTGGGTTGATGCCGACGATGTCGCCAGGGAAGTTGTTTTACCGGGTGAACCGGCACTGCTAGCCATTAAAAACCGTTTCGGTGATCAGGTCATACATGAGGATGGCACGCTTAATCGCGCCGCCCTACGCGAGATTATTTTTAAAAATCCAGAACAGCGACAGTGGCTAGAATCCGTCACACATCCCAGAATAAGGGAGAGACTACTGGAGCATTTAGAGCAGCTCAAAGCCCAGGGCGCGCCCTATGTGCTGCTGGTATCACCGTTACTCTTTGAGTCTGGACAAAGTGCGCTAGTTAACCGCGCAGTGGTTGTCGATGTACCCCAAGGGCTACAATTATCGAGAACCCAACAGCGTGATGGGGTGAGTGAAAGCCAGGTGCATGCTATTCTCGCCGCCCAACTTACCCGCGAACAACGGTTAGCGAAGGCAGATGACGTGATAGATAACAGCGGTGACCACGCCAGCATGATGGAACAAGTGGCACAGCTGGATAAAAGCTACCGCCAGCAGCTCAACTACTGA
- a CDS encoding prepilin peptidase: MHHPPIILWLIVLLIGLCLGSFLNVVITRLPVMLMRGWRNEAREALELSAEHSPRFNLATPGSMCPRCEAPIAWHDNLPVIGWVKRRGRCATCQTSISIQYPLVEISGGLLAVAVLALQGLTVEAGFIYGACLMLLVLAVIDFRTQLLPDVITLPLLWLGLLFQLLFQPLMLPSAVIGVMVGYLSLWSFYWLFKLVTGKEGMGYGDFKLLAALGAWLGWSFLPLILILSAGLGAIVGLMLQACSPRLRGAPLPFGPFLALAGWVALLVGDEIMALYLSMIM, translated from the coding sequence ATGCATCACCCTCCGATCATTCTGTGGTTAATCGTTTTATTGATTGGGCTATGTCTAGGTAGCTTTCTAAATGTGGTGATTACGCGACTACCGGTGATGCTGATGCGTGGCTGGCGTAACGAAGCCCGCGAAGCACTCGAGCTAAGCGCTGAACACTCACCGCGCTTTAATTTGGCCACGCCTGGCTCCATGTGCCCACGCTGTGAAGCGCCTATTGCCTGGCACGACAACTTGCCAGTGATTGGCTGGGTGAAGCGACGCGGGCGCTGCGCTACGTGCCAAACATCTATTAGCATTCAATACCCACTAGTAGAAATATCCGGCGGCTTGCTGGCCGTTGCCGTGTTGGCTCTGCAAGGGCTTACTGTTGAAGCAGGCTTCATTTATGGCGCATGTCTAATGCTGTTAGTGCTTGCCGTGATCGACTTTCGCACCCAGCTATTGCCCGACGTCATCACCCTACCTTTGCTTTGGTTAGGGTTGCTGTTTCAGCTCCTATTTCAGCCGCTTATGCTGCCGAGTGCGGTTATCGGCGTAATGGTAGGCTATCTTTCCCTGTGGAGTTTTTATTGGCTATTCAAACTGGTCACTGGCAAAGAAGGAATGGGCTATGGCGACTTTAAGCTGTTAGCGGCGCTGGGCGCTTGGCTGGGTTGGAGTTTCTTACCGCTGATTTTGATACTTTCCGCAGGGCTCGGGGCCATTGTTGGGCTGATGCTCCAGGCCTGCTCACCCCGTCTACGCGGTGCTCCACTGCCCTTTGGTCCTTTTCTCGCCCTTGCTGGTTGGGTAGCGCTGTTAGTCGGTGATGAAATAATGGCGCTGTATCTCAGCATGATTATGTGA
- a CDS encoding type II secretion system F family protein produces MAKTARRRQTPAIKLARWKWIGKGPQDRTLSGEMIGRSKAEVAAELTKQNIVIGRISKKGNLGGNGRINPNDIMVFARQMATMIRAGIPLLQALQVVAESLKKPAMVALIQHLMSDVSSGSSFSDALSRHPKQFDRLFVNLVNAGEQSGALDQMLDRIATYKEKVESLKSRVKKALWYPTAVMTIGIAVTMLLLIKVVPEFESMFQSFGAELPALTQMTVNLSELAQRYWLVALGAVITAVLLLKISIQRSPKVAYRMHALLLRLPVIGDIMHKSAIARFSRTLATTFASGVPLVEGLDTAAGATGNKVYERAVVQTRQDVSTGQQLHFAMRMTNRFPPLAIQMVSIGEEAGSLDAMLNRVADYYEEEVDNKVDALTSLMEPVIIVVLGVLVGGVVVSMYLPIFDLGSAL; encoded by the coding sequence ATGGCTAAAACGGCACGTCGACGCCAAACGCCCGCCATCAAGCTAGCGCGCTGGAAATGGATCGGTAAAGGCCCCCAGGATAGAACGCTAAGCGGAGAGATGATTGGCCGCAGTAAAGCCGAAGTAGCCGCTGAGCTGACCAAGCAAAATATCGTTATCGGCCGAATTAGTAAAAAGGGCAACCTTGGCGGCAACGGCCGTATTAATCCCAACGACATCATGGTCTTTGCGCGCCAAATGGCCACCATGATTCGCGCTGGCATTCCCTTGCTACAAGCACTTCAGGTGGTGGCAGAGAGCCTCAAAAAACCTGCCATGGTTGCCTTGATTCAACATCTGATGAGTGATGTATCATCGGGCTCCAGCTTCTCTGATGCATTGAGCCGTCACCCCAAACAGTTTGATCGGCTGTTTGTTAACCTGGTTAACGCTGGCGAGCAGTCAGGTGCGCTGGATCAAATGCTTGATCGTATTGCGACTTATAAAGAGAAAGTGGAATCGCTAAAGTCGCGAGTTAAGAAAGCGCTTTGGTACCCCACCGCCGTTATGACGATAGGCATTGCAGTGACCATGCTGCTGTTGATTAAAGTAGTGCCTGAATTTGAAAGCATGTTTCAAAGCTTTGGCGCTGAACTTCCTGCACTAACCCAAATGACGGTGAATTTATCCGAGCTTGCCCAGCGTTACTGGCTAGTGGCGCTCGGCGCAGTGATTACCGCGGTACTCCTGCTTAAAATAAGCATTCAGCGCTCGCCTAAAGTCGCCTACCGTATGCACGCTCTACTGCTTCGCTTACCGGTCATTGGCGATATTATGCACAAATCTGCTATTGCTCGTTTTTCGCGCACCTTAGCAACCACCTTCGCCTCCGGCGTCCCGCTCGTTGAAGGCTTAGACACCGCCGCTGGCGCTACAGGCAATAAAGTGTACGAGCGTGCGGTGGTGCAAACACGCCAAGATGTATCTACCGGGCAACAGCTGCACTTCGCCATGCGCATGACCAACCGTTTTCCTCCCCTGGCGATCCAGATGGTCAGTATCGGCGAGGAGGCGGGGTCGCTTGATGCCATGCTGAATCGCGTTGCTGATTACTACGAAGAAGAAGTCGATAATAAAGTCGATGCCCTCACGTCGCTGATGGAGCCGGTTATTATTGTGGTACTGGGTGTGCTAGTTGGGGGGGTGGTGGTCTCAATGTATCTGCCAATTTTTGATTTAGGCTCTGCTCTCTAA
- the pilB gene encoding type IV-A pilus assembly ATPase PilB, whose translation MSQPPFESTLSHAAARGGLRGIAQRLVKHGLLNDAQAATAETTASDLEISLLQHVIESGLVDPNEATLAAGWEYGLPVIDLEAVRLTALPPAADYPVKVLQSLNVLPLARHGHRLTVAVPYPATLTQLDELQFATGLSVEGILAPVDQITVALNSYLAQNERGMLDELDDIDDAVSSLSIVQNNDGNEVPLEESSQNSEDAPIVKFVNKILLDAIRRGASDIHFEPYETLYRVRFRVDGMLIEVARPPFAMRNRIAARLKIMARLDISERRLPQDGSIKLKLSRTRSLDFRVNSLPTVYGEKLVLRILDPTAVQLGIEQLGFTDDQRGHYEHALKQPQGMILVTGPTGSGKTVSLYTGINILNKVERNICTAEDPVEIKVAGINQVNVLPKIGLDFASALRAFLRQDPDVVMVGEIRDLETAEIAVKAAQTGHLVLSTVHTNSAAETLTRLANMGVSSFNIASAVSLIIAQRLARKLCTHCKEPIDIPHEALRKEGFSSEEIHQATIYKPVGCKHCTHGYKGRIGIYEVVPITEAMRQLIMRDANSLDIDQQVCKEGYPTLHRSGLLKVMQGITSLEEINRVSKE comes from the coding sequence ATGAGCCAGCCCCCCTTTGAGTCGACTTTAAGTCACGCCGCCGCCCGCGGCGGCCTGCGCGGCATTGCCCAGCGTTTGGTTAAGCACGGCTTGCTGAACGATGCCCAGGCCGCCACTGCGGAAACGACCGCATCAGACTTGGAAATATCGTTACTTCAGCATGTTATCGAGAGCGGCCTGGTTGACCCTAATGAAGCCACACTGGCGGCCGGGTGGGAGTATGGGCTACCGGTCATAGATTTGGAGGCGGTGCGGCTTACCGCGCTACCTCCTGCGGCTGACTATCCTGTTAAAGTTTTGCAGAGCCTTAACGTTTTGCCATTAGCGCGCCACGGCCATCGCCTGACGGTTGCGGTGCCTTATCCCGCCACTTTGACGCAACTGGATGAATTGCAGTTTGCGACCGGCCTTAGTGTTGAAGGTATCCTCGCGCCCGTTGATCAAATAACGGTCGCCCTCAATAGCTACCTTGCGCAAAACGAGCGCGGCATGCTGGATGAGCTGGACGATATTGATGATGCGGTCAGCTCGCTGAGCATTGTGCAGAATAACGACGGCAATGAAGTACCGCTGGAAGAGTCTTCCCAAAATAGCGAAGACGCTCCCATCGTTAAATTTGTGAACAAGATTCTGCTAGATGCGATCCGTCGTGGCGCGTCCGATATCCATTTTGAGCCTTACGAAACGCTGTATCGGGTACGCTTTCGGGTTGATGGAATGCTAATCGAAGTGGCACGACCACCCTTTGCTATGCGTAACCGTATCGCGGCCCGACTGAAAATCATGGCGCGCCTTGATATCTCGGAACGTCGCTTACCCCAAGATGGCTCGATCAAGCTCAAGCTTTCCCGCACACGCTCCCTCGACTTCCGGGTTAACTCACTGCCTACCGTCTATGGCGAAAAGTTGGTGTTGCGGATATTAGACCCTACCGCAGTGCAGCTAGGTATTGAGCAACTGGGCTTTACCGACGACCAACGGGGCCATTATGAGCACGCATTAAAACAACCCCAAGGCATGATTCTGGTCACCGGCCCTACCGGTAGTGGTAAAACCGTTTCGCTGTATACCGGCATTAATATTCTTAATAAAGTGGAACGTAATATCTGTACAGCCGAAGACCCGGTTGAAATCAAAGTCGCGGGTATCAATCAGGTGAACGTATTACCTAAGATCGGCCTCGATTTTGCCAGTGCGCTGAGAGCGTTTCTACGCCAAGACCCAGACGTCGTTATGGTAGGGGAGATTCGCGATCTGGAAACCGCCGAAATTGCCGTTAAAGCCGCCCAGACAGGTCACTTGGTACTCTCCACGGTGCATACCAACTCGGCGGCTGAAACACTGACTCGTCTGGCTAATATGGGTGTCTCTTCGTTTAACATCGCCAGCGCCGTTAGTTTGATTATTGCTCAGCGCCTGGCTCGCAAACTATGCACACACTGCAAAGAGCCCATTGATATTCCCCATGAGGCGCTGCGCAAAGAAGGCTTTAGCAGCGAAGAAATCCATCAGGCAACTATCTATAAACCGGTGGGTTGCAAGCACTGCACTCACGGCTATAAAGGCCGAATCGGCATTTATGAGGTAGTGCCGATTACCGAAGCGATGCGTCAACTGATTATGCGTGACGCCAACTCCTTAGATATTGATCAACAGGTGTGCAAGGAGGGCTATCCAACCCTTCACCGCAGTGGATTACTGAAAGTCATGCAGGGCATTACCAGCCTGGAAGAGATTAACCGTGTGAGCAAGGAGTAA
- a CDS encoding pilin — protein sequence MQNAAQPISRITKQGGFTLIELMIVVAIIGVLASLAVPQYQNYTARAQASEGLSVTGGMRADLAERYSLDGEFPAALDSLEGTADDPAGRYVQKATYSKNSDGDAIITVTFLSDTSIANAIVDEDGGEGNLMTIISEEPAKGWTCGGLPSRLLPAGCKD from the coding sequence ATGCAGAATGCTGCACAACCTATTTCTCGTATCACGAAGCAAGGCGGTTTTACGCTGATTGAGCTGATGATCGTCGTCGCGATTATTGGTGTATTGGCTTCCCTTGCCGTGCCTCAGTACCAAAATTACACCGCACGTGCCCAGGCGAGTGAGGGATTGTCGGTGACTGGTGGAATGCGAGCAGACCTTGCAGAGCGCTATTCACTTGATGGTGAGTTTCCTGCGGCCTTAGACAGCTTAGAAGGGACTGCCGATGATCCAGCTGGTAGATATGTGCAAAAGGCTACATACTCCAAAAATTCGGACGGTGATGCCATTATTACTGTCACCTTTTTAAGCGATACATCTATTGCCAATGCAATCGTTGATGAAGATGGTGGTGAAGGCAACTTAATGACCATTATAAGTGAAGAACCTGCGAAAGGTTGGACTTGTGGTGGTTTGCCATCGCGTCTGCTGCCCGCAGGTTGCAAAGATTAA
- a CDS encoding pilin, translated as MEKNQRGFTLIELMIVVAIIGVLASIAVPQYQNYTARAQVSEALNVLSGVKSELSERYALEGSFGSGNLLNQSELVSQTQYVDSIDYYTTDGGDGVDIGIRMKNEAPVSQAVRNNRFRIEVRASEGSITWRCMPAQQQPIDPKYLPGSCRS; from the coding sequence ATGGAAAAAAACCAAAGAGGCTTCACGCTTATTGAACTTATGATTGTTGTGGCGATTATTGGTGTGTTGGCTTCCATAGCAGTGCCGCAATATCAAAATTATACTGCTCGAGCCCAGGTGTCCGAAGCACTAAACGTGTTGAGTGGTGTTAAAAGTGAGTTAAGCGAGCGCTATGCTCTTGAGGGAAGCTTTGGGTCGGGCAACCTGTTGAATCAATCAGAGCTTGTTAGCCAAACACAATATGTTGATTCGATAGATTACTATACCACTGATGGTGGTGATGGCGTTGATATTGGTATTCGCATGAAAAACGAAGCCCCTGTTTCTCAAGCGGTTCGTAACAACCGCTTTCGTATCGAAGTGAGGGCCAGTGAAGGCTCGATTACGTGGAGGTGTATGCCCGCTCAGCAGCAGCCCATAGACCCAAAATACCTGCCTGGCAGTTGCCGTTCGTAA
- a CDS encoding anti-virulence regulator CigR family protein — MNPIKLIAMSALGALLFNSAAFAQPDHAPAHGARDKGQHQQHESNRSSQSRYGRVDLPRINERELRQLLRQHDAPRAESLPPGIQRNLERGKPLPPGIAKRFDGQLASQLPNYPGYEWERVGADVVLIEAATRIVVDVLVDVLR; from the coding sequence GTGAATCCCATCAAACTGATTGCCATGAGTGCGCTAGGCGCGCTGCTATTCAATAGCGCTGCATTTGCCCAGCCTGATCATGCCCCGGCACACGGTGCCCGTGATAAGGGCCAGCACCAGCAGCATGAATCTAACCGCTCTAGCCAATCCCGTTATGGGCGGGTTGATCTGCCCCGTATCAATGAACGTGAGCTGCGTCAGCTATTGCGCCAACACGACGCGCCGCGAGCCGAGTCGTTACCCCCGGGTATTCAGCGTAACCTTGAACGTGGCAAGCCGTTGCCGCCAGGTATTGCCAAGCGTTTTGACGGCCAGCTGGCTTCTCAGTTACCGAACTACCCAGGCTATGAGTGGGAGCGTGTCGGCGCCGATGTGGTGTTAATTGAAGCCGCCACGCGTATTGTGGTGGATGTGCTGGTAGACGTATTACGCTAA
- a CDS encoding inositol monophosphatase family protein → MSEHTLAARLEITIAIAEEAGQMIVKAREQQDFAQRLKKDNELVTDVDVAVDKLISQRLEEHFPGEARLSEELAPESALHETAPKLWVVDPIDGTVNFAQGLRHVAVSIGWMEEGVAKVGVVHAPFLGETFSASEGAGAFCNGKTIQPSRADSLAHTLVGTGFPYRKEERKHLLKRLEAVLLECQDVRRNGAAALDLCDVACGRLDAYYESVSPWDFVAGWVIAREAGARVGHLYPVPSAVPEDIYPDHLLVTAPGVYDAMAYLLLEADQRKP, encoded by the coding sequence ATGAGCGAACACACACTAGCCGCACGTCTTGAAATCACGATTGCTATCGCCGAAGAAGCTGGGCAAATGATCGTCAAAGCACGGGAGCAGCAGGACTTTGCACAGCGCTTAAAAAAAGATAATGAGCTGGTCACCGATGTAGATGTGGCCGTGGACAAGCTTATTAGTCAGCGCCTGGAGGAGCACTTTCCGGGTGAGGCGCGGCTGAGTGAAGAGCTTGCCCCCGAGAGCGCTTTGCATGAAACGGCGCCGAAGCTTTGGGTGGTGGATCCTATTGATGGCACGGTTAATTTTGCCCAAGGGCTCCGCCACGTAGCGGTCTCCATTGGCTGGATGGAAGAGGGCGTTGCCAAGGTGGGCGTTGTACACGCGCCGTTTTTAGGCGAAACATTTAGCGCGTCAGAAGGCGCAGGAGCTTTCTGTAACGGTAAAACCATACAACCCAGTAGAGCAGATTCACTGGCGCACACCTTGGTGGGTACGGGGTTCCCCTATCGTAAAGAGGAGCGTAAGCATCTTTTGAAGCGATTAGAGGCCGTGCTACTTGAGTGCCAAGACGTACGTCGTAACGGCGCAGCAGCGCTCGATTTATGCGATGTAGCCTGCGGTCGCTTAGACGCGTATTACGAAAGTGTCTCGCCCTGGGATTTTGTTGCAGGCTGGGTCATTGCGCGTGAAGCTGGCGCACGAGTAGGGCACCTATACCCAGTGCCTTCAGCGGTGCCTGAAGATATCTACCCGGATCATTTATTAGTCACTGCCCCCGGTGTGTATGACGCTATGGCCTATCTGCTGCTTGAGGCTGATCAACGCAAGCCCTAA